CCCATATATGGCGAGAAGAAAAAGAAAGCCTTGAGGCCAACGGTTTTACCAAAATGCATATAAAAACAGGAAAAGAAAAGCAAATAAAGACAATCGTCCTATCGGATATTGCACATAATTATGATTGTGAAATATATATAAATAAAGACAGAATGAAATTCCATAACTTTATTATTGCCGGAAGAAAAAACTTAAATATAAAGTCAATCCTTTGTCCTGTTTTGTTGGATTTTTCTAAAGATGAGGAAGTGCGTTTTTTGGCGACCGGCTCAAGAGTTGAAGAAGCGCTGGCATCAATCAGAGAGATAATAGTTTAAAACCTTGATACTATTTTTAATTGCCGCAGGTTCATACCCCGAAGCTTGCTTAGATATTGCTTCAGGTTGTTTTCTCGTTTTTGATACCCGGTGGCTTGCCGCGGGGTGATTCATTCCACCGGATAGATTCCCTACAACCTTCTGCGAAAGTTTTTTTAGTTTTTGTCTTTGATATTATAGTCCGCTTGCGGCAGGGCGGCAATTCATTTGCCGATACAAAATCTGGTAAAAATGCCCTGTAAAATCTCGTC
Above is a window of Pseudomonadota bacterium DNA encoding:
- a CDS encoding HPr family phosphocarrier protein; this encodes MKEEINLIPSELKAIEEHKWYLSEQQGKEVSFEEALRDFLDNYEADWMREKQCLDCKEQADQILQYKWLRSEQEGYDIGKDTASKEWISKYAHIWREEKESLEANGFTKMHIKTGKEKQIKTIVLSDIAHNYDCEIYINKDRMKFHNFIIAGRKNLNIKSILCPVLLDFSKDEEVRFLATGSRVEEALASIREIIV